A single window of Gossypium arboreum isolate Shixiya-1 chromosome 13, ASM2569848v2, whole genome shotgun sequence DNA harbors:
- the LOC108481085 gene encoding uncharacterized mitochondrial protein AtMg00860-like, producing MVSAKGIRADPRNIEAVLEWKPSKTVSEICNFLGLAGYYRRFVEGFSLIVAPLTKLLRKGVPFNWTDTQKESFERLMKVLTDASVLIQPDSVKEFTVYSNASHWYSH from the exons ATGGTATCTGCTAAAGGGATTAGGGCTGATCCTCGAAATATTGAGGCcgttttggaatggaagccatctAAGACTGTATCTGAGATCTGCAATTTTCTGGGGCTAGCAGGGTATTATcggcgatttgtagagggattttcacTAATTGTAGCACCTTTAACTAAGCTGTTACGTAAGGGTGTgccatttaactggactgataCGCAGAAAGAGAGCTTTGAGAGGCTCATGAAGGTACTGACTGATGCCTCTGTCTTGATACAACCAGATTCTGTGAAAGAGTTCACTGTCTATAgcaatgcatcacat TGGTATTCacactaa